A genomic region of Kribbella sp. NBC_00382 contains the following coding sequences:
- a CDS encoding mandelate racemase/muconate lactonizing enzyme family protein has protein sequence MKITGYRSLSTVHDWGRITGDVNGVQSGNTTPVPVLIIETDAGIEGVGLGPHADIARVFPAVEGEDPRSVVALYDRMLDWVFKTGHAGPVFGTIGAIDIALWDLKAKAAGEPLWRLLGGRERFVPGYASGLEYGLTDEELAELYGRFADRGFKAGKLKGGRDLDRDLPRLEIVREVLSRNSRRPALMFDANETWNQAQAARYVAAIEERVDLTWVEEPLRRWDAAGMAALRGKVRAAIASGENLTGLEQYRPLLDARALDVVQVGNVWGITHFLRVATLAHGHDLPVSPVAYNANPIAHAAAAVPNLLTYEVQDLHFPVGLDVDQQFDDGGIILGDRPGIGILVDEAQLSAGNPTAAAPASTGPHIRPERAALRLVAEPDVIDVPAVPLGPVS, from the coding sequence ATGAAGATCACCGGATACCGCAGTCTGAGCACGGTTCACGACTGGGGGAGGATCACCGGCGACGTCAACGGCGTACAGAGCGGCAACACGACCCCGGTCCCGGTCCTCATCATCGAGACGGATGCCGGCATCGAAGGAGTCGGCCTCGGCCCGCACGCGGACATCGCGCGCGTCTTCCCCGCGGTCGAGGGCGAGGACCCGCGATCGGTCGTCGCCCTGTACGACCGGATGCTCGACTGGGTGTTCAAGACCGGTCATGCCGGACCCGTCTTCGGCACGATCGGAGCGATCGACATCGCCCTGTGGGACCTCAAGGCCAAGGCGGCGGGGGAGCCGCTGTGGCGGCTGCTCGGTGGGCGCGAACGCTTCGTCCCCGGCTACGCGTCCGGGCTCGAGTACGGCCTGACCGATGAGGAACTGGCCGAGCTGTACGGCCGGTTCGCCGACCGCGGGTTCAAAGCCGGCAAGCTCAAGGGCGGCCGCGATCTGGACCGGGACCTGCCCCGGCTGGAGATCGTCCGGGAGGTGCTCAGCCGTAACTCCCGCCGGCCGGCGCTCATGTTCGACGCGAACGAGACGTGGAACCAGGCCCAGGCAGCCCGGTACGTCGCTGCCATCGAGGAGCGCGTCGATCTGACCTGGGTGGAGGAGCCGTTGCGCAGATGGGATGCGGCCGGGATGGCCGCCCTGCGCGGAAAGGTCCGGGCAGCGATCGCGAGCGGAGAGAACCTGACCGGGCTGGAGCAGTATCGCCCGCTGCTCGATGCCCGGGCGCTCGATGTGGTCCAGGTGGGCAACGTGTGGGGGATAACCCACTTCCTCCGGGTCGCGACGCTTGCCCATGGCCACGACCTGCCGGTCAGCCCGGTCGCGTACAACGCGAACCCGATCGCGCACGCGGCCGCCGCCGTACCGAATCTCCTGACCTACGAGGTCCAGGATCTCCATTTCCCGGTCGGCCTCGATGTCGACCAGCAGTTCGACGACGGAGGGATCATCTTGGGCGACCGTCCAGGCATCGGCATTCTGGTGGACGAGGCGCAGCTGTCGGCGGGCAACCCCACAGCAGCCGCTCCCGCATCGACAGGACCGCACATCCGGCCCGAGCGCGCCGCTTTGCGGTTGGTCGCCGAACCGGACGTGATCGACGTTCCCGCAGTACCGCTGGGGCCGGTCTCGTGA
- a CDS encoding amidohydrolase family protein has protein sequence MIDAHVHLWDRALDPQDWIDPQTMAPIARDFGTADLSAMLASTGLERAVVVQASNSLAESVRLGQLDPSVVAGLVGWVDLTAEVGPQLDRIRRNATVPVVGVRHLVHIDPDPEWMLREEVARGLGALDRAGLCFDLVVRDWQLPQAALVSGRHEGLRFVLDHLGGPPGPAEDASEWAAGLRELARRPNVVAKVSGLVSGLAPGSWRAEDLADRVTIALEAFGPDRLLYGSDWPLAELGGGAAAWRSAVDSLFAGLSEAERRRVFGDNAAEVYCLF, from the coding sequence GTGATCGATGCTCATGTGCACCTGTGGGACCGGGCTCTGGACCCGCAGGACTGGATCGATCCGCAGACCATGGCGCCGATCGCCCGGGACTTCGGCACGGCAGACCTGAGTGCCATGCTCGCCTCGACCGGACTTGAGCGTGCGGTCGTCGTCCAGGCGAGCAACAGCCTGGCGGAGAGCGTCCGGCTCGGCCAACTGGATCCGTCGGTGGTCGCGGGCCTGGTCGGATGGGTCGACCTGACCGCGGAGGTCGGTCCCCAGCTCGACCGGATCCGCCGGAACGCAACCGTTCCCGTCGTGGGGGTGCGGCATTTGGTGCACATCGATCCGGATCCCGAGTGGATGCTGCGGGAGGAAGTTGCTCGCGGCCTCGGCGCACTCGATCGTGCTGGTCTTTGTTTCGACCTCGTGGTCCGCGACTGGCAACTTCCGCAGGCGGCGCTCGTGAGTGGTCGGCACGAGGGACTGCGCTTCGTGCTCGACCACCTGGGCGGTCCGCCGGGCCCTGCGGAGGACGCGAGCGAGTGGGCCGCGGGCTTGCGAGAACTGGCTCGTCGCCCGAACGTCGTTGCGAAGGTCTCGGGTCTCGTGTCCGGCCTGGCTCCGGGCTCTTGGCGGGCCGAGGATCTGGCCGACCGGGTGACGATCGCCCTCGAAGCGTTCGGGCCCGATCGCCTGCTGTACGGCTCCGATTGGCCGCTGGCCGAACTCGGCGGGGGAGCGGCCGCCTGGAGGTCTGCTGTGGACAGCCTGTTCGCCGGGTTGTCCGAAGCGGAACGCCGTCGGGTGTTCGGTGACAATGCCGCCGAGGTCTACTGCCTCTTCTGA
- a CDS encoding glycoside hydrolase family 5 protein, giving the protein MNERPPRSRTTALRRSLLLLVVSTLAMGGLFATSAPANAATNQFHGMNWAVLGDNFSKGPLVISGLSQTDSNATVRAKANAVYDDMAAIGVNAVRLPINTHTVGTAWWEAYRGAVDAATARGFKVILTYWEDGAASGGKVTDYAAWNTMWSRVTSTYGSNANVYFEPMNEPHGYSSTEWRNVAAEWLRYHYSAVPSRVLIGGTGFSQDLRDICNDSRFNGTLMSFHTYTFFAGAMTYDGWRSYIQTRLGNCASRAVMTEYGAPMSNGLNYSNASSTDNYVRYLRAATQVMRDNQMGGTYWPAIGGKRTDGGGFDWYSMFSQSGSGTSIDLAVRNSSGRDRVRYGWGL; this is encoded by the coding sequence ATGAACGAAAGACCGCCCCGATCCCGCACCACGGCCCTACGCCGATCGCTGCTCCTCCTGGTGGTGAGCACTCTCGCGATGGGTGGCCTGTTCGCCACCTCGGCGCCGGCCAACGCCGCGACCAACCAGTTCCACGGTATGAACTGGGCCGTCCTTGGTGACAACTTCAGCAAAGGCCCGCTCGTCATCTCCGGCCTCAGTCAGACCGACAGCAACGCGACCGTGCGGGCCAAGGCCAATGCCGTGTACGACGACATGGCCGCGATCGGCGTCAACGCCGTCCGGCTACCGATCAACACGCATACCGTCGGCACGGCCTGGTGGGAGGCCTACCGGGGCGCCGTCGACGCGGCGACCGCGCGCGGCTTCAAGGTCATCCTCACCTACTGGGAGGACGGCGCCGCTTCGGGCGGCAAGGTGACGGACTACGCCGCCTGGAACACGATGTGGTCGCGAGTGACCAGCACCTACGGTTCCAACGCCAATGTCTACTTCGAGCCGATGAACGAGCCGCACGGCTACAGCTCGACCGAATGGCGAAACGTCGCCGCCGAGTGGCTCAGGTACCACTACTCGGCCGTGCCCAGCCGGGTGCTCATCGGCGGTACCGGCTTCAGCCAGGACTTGCGCGACATCTGCAACGACAGCCGCTTCAACGGCACACTGATGTCCTTCCACACCTACACCTTCTTCGCCGGCGCGATGACGTACGACGGTTGGCGCAGCTACATCCAGACCCGGCTGGGTAACTGCGCCTCCCGCGCGGTGATGACCGAGTACGGCGCGCCGATGTCCAACGGCCTCAACTACTCCAACGCGTCCAGCACCGACAACTACGTCCGCTACCTTCGGGCCGCCACCCAGGTCATGCGGGACAACCAGATGGGCGGCACCTACTGGCCCGCGATCGGTGGCAAGCGCACCGACGGCGGTGGCTTCGACTGGTATTCGATGTTCTCCCAGAGTGGCAGTGGCACCAGCATCGATCTGGCTGTCCGCAACTCCTCCGGTCGTGACCGCGTCAGGTACGGCTGGGGCTTGTAG
- a CDS encoding NmrA/HSCARG family protein, translated as MTDKKLIAVVGATGSQGGGLVQAILADPEQRFAVRALTRNAQSEKSKALVAAGAEVVEADLDDEASLRKAFDGAHGAFVVTNYWVERTPAEEAARTRAEMELEQADKAARAAKDAGVEHVIWSTLEDTRDHFGETDRVPSLDDGKYKVPHFDAKGEANELFTKYGVPTTFLQTTFYFEAIKQGMGPVRGEDGKLVLTLPMADQPLSGIAAEDIGKTALGIFKRGTEFIGRTVSIAGDHLTGTEYAAALSKTLGEEVTYQPHTWDDFRTFAFPMAVEFANMFQYYAEDSARFTGTRDLNLVRELNPDLQSFETWLNLHADEVKSTVN; from the coding sequence ATGACAGACAAGAAGCTCATCGCCGTGGTCGGAGCTACCGGTTCGCAGGGCGGCGGGCTGGTCCAGGCGATCCTGGCCGACCCCGAGCAGCGGTTCGCAGTACGGGCCTTGACCCGGAACGCGCAGTCGGAGAAGTCGAAGGCCCTGGTGGCCGCCGGCGCCGAGGTGGTCGAGGCCGACCTCGACGACGAGGCCAGCCTGCGGAAGGCGTTCGACGGCGCGCACGGCGCCTTCGTCGTGACGAACTACTGGGTCGAGCGGACGCCGGCCGAAGAGGCCGCCCGGACGCGTGCCGAGATGGAGCTCGAGCAGGCCGACAAGGCTGCCCGCGCCGCCAAGGACGCGGGCGTCGAGCACGTGATCTGGTCGACGCTGGAGGACACCCGCGACCACTTCGGCGAGACCGACCGGGTGCCGAGCCTCGACGACGGCAAGTACAAGGTGCCGCACTTCGACGCCAAGGGCGAGGCCAACGAGCTGTTCACCAAGTACGGCGTACCGACCACGTTCCTGCAGACCACCTTCTACTTCGAGGCGATCAAACAAGGCATGGGCCCGGTCCGCGGCGAGGACGGCAAACTCGTCCTCACCCTCCCGATGGCCGACCAGCCCCTGTCCGGCATCGCCGCAGAAGACATCGGCAAAACCGCCCTGGGCATCTTCAAGCGCGGCACCGAATTCATCGGCCGAACCGTCAGCATCGCCGGCGACCACCTCACCGGCACCGAGTACGCCGCCGCCCTCAGCAAGACCCTCGGCGAAGAAGTCACCTACCAGCCCCACACCTGGGACGACTTCCGCACCTTCGCCTTCCCGATGGCCGTCGAGTTCGCCAACATGTTCCAGTACTACGCCGAAGACTCCGCCCGCTTCACCGGCACCCGCGACCTCAACCTCGTCCGCGAACTCAACCCCGACCTCCAGTCCTTCGAAACCTGGCTCAACCTGCACGCCGACGAGGTCAAATCAACCGTCAATTGA
- a CDS encoding beta-L-arabinofuranosidase domain-containing protein, whose product MTRMPQMSDPGLLRTVVGSGGRTELTDGPAKDRWLLNTRYLRSLSVDNLLRPYRAEAGLWSYSGSWGTTIGAAATAGPEDWHWGWESITCELRGHILGHWLSAAARIGHQDPEVAARASTIVAELAACQRANGGRWAASIPPAYFERLMAGKPVWAPQYVVHKTLMGLLDQYRIAGNEEALSVVSAFAGWFHDWSGKLSREQLDDVLDQETGGMLEVWADLLAFTGDQRAADLVDRYDRPRFFEPLLAGVDVLTNKHANTQIAEILGAARAWEVTGVQRWRDIVEAFWDAAVETRGTYCTSGSSCGEVWQPPGEQSARLHAVQEHCLVYNLMRLAAVMFRWTGDHRYADYWERNLVNGIWAQQHPDTGMPAYFLPLAAGSRKQWGRPTEDFWCCHGTLLQAHASIDEAALYVDGTGISISQYLNSVTTWPDLFDGSVRLTIAADPEEGVVLGQRQTLHGAAGIQELLSRPLPPRRPNHRVYVVDVDCDRPSRFELRLRVPSWALGAPMLEIDGKPVRVAVDDGWIVTSQVWSSQRLRLTVPSGLSTVPLADRPDTVAVLDGPVVLAGLTSQESILYGVPDEPASFLTPDQERHHSWWRTGTYRTIGQPTGIRFVPLAEIRDEPYTVYFPLQPQRATDREMP is encoded by the coding sequence ATGACTCGAATGCCGCAGATGTCTGATCCGGGATTGCTGCGGACGGTTGTTGGGTCGGGCGGGCGGACGGAGCTGACGGACGGACCGGCCAAGGATCGATGGCTGCTGAACACGCGCTACCTACGGAGTCTCAGCGTCGACAACCTGCTGCGGCCGTACCGTGCGGAGGCCGGCTTATGGAGCTACTCCGGGTCGTGGGGTACGACGATCGGCGCGGCAGCCACCGCCGGGCCGGAGGACTGGCATTGGGGCTGGGAGTCGATCACGTGCGAGCTGCGTGGCCACATCCTCGGACATTGGCTGTCCGCGGCGGCTCGGATCGGCCACCAGGACCCTGAGGTGGCCGCTCGAGCATCCACGATCGTCGCCGAGCTTGCTGCGTGCCAGCGCGCCAACGGCGGCCGATGGGCTGCGTCCATCCCACCGGCGTACTTCGAACGGCTGATGGCGGGCAAGCCGGTGTGGGCACCGCAGTACGTCGTCCACAAAACGCTGATGGGATTGCTCGATCAGTACCGTATCGCCGGCAACGAAGAGGCCCTCAGCGTGGTGTCGGCCTTCGCCGGATGGTTCCACGACTGGAGTGGAAAGCTGTCGCGAGAGCAGCTGGACGACGTACTCGACCAGGAGACGGGTGGGATGCTCGAGGTCTGGGCGGACCTCCTCGCGTTCACCGGCGACCAGCGCGCCGCCGATCTCGTCGACCGGTACGACCGTCCGCGGTTCTTCGAGCCGCTGCTCGCCGGCGTCGATGTGCTGACCAACAAGCACGCGAACACTCAGATCGCAGAGATCTTGGGCGCCGCGCGGGCGTGGGAGGTCACCGGCGTGCAACGCTGGCGCGACATCGTCGAAGCCTTCTGGGACGCCGCGGTGGAGACGCGTGGAACCTACTGCACGAGCGGCAGCAGCTGCGGCGAGGTTTGGCAGCCGCCCGGTGAACAGTCCGCGCGTCTCCATGCGGTGCAGGAGCATTGCCTTGTCTACAACCTGATGCGGCTCGCCGCCGTCATGTTCCGCTGGACCGGCGACCACCGTTACGCCGACTACTGGGAACGCAACCTGGTCAACGGCATCTGGGCGCAGCAGCACCCCGATACCGGCATGCCGGCGTACTTCCTGCCCTTGGCAGCCGGAAGCCGCAAGCAGTGGGGCCGGCCGACCGAGGACTTCTGGTGCTGCCACGGAACGTTGCTCCAGGCACACGCCTCGATCGACGAGGCCGCGCTGTACGTCGACGGCACCGGGATCTCGATCAGCCAGTACCTGAACTCGGTCACGACCTGGCCGGATCTGTTCGACGGAAGTGTGCGACTCACCATCGCCGCCGACCCCGAGGAAGGTGTCGTCCTCGGGCAACGACAAACCCTCCACGGTGCCGCTGGAATCCAGGAACTGCTGTCACGGCCGCTACCGCCGCGGCGGCCGAACCACCGCGTCTACGTTGTCGACGTCGACTGCGATCGGCCGTCGAGGTTCGAGCTCAGGCTTCGGGTTCCGTCATGGGCACTCGGGGCACCGATGCTTGAGATCGACGGTAAGCCGGTGCGGGTAGCTGTGGACGACGGCTGGATCGTCACCTCACAGGTCTGGAGCAGCCAGCGTCTTCGGCTGACCGTGCCGTCAGGGCTGAGCACCGTGCCGCTGGCGGATCGACCCGATACGGTCGCGGTGCTCGACGGCCCAGTGGTCCTTGCCGGTCTGACGAGCCAAGAGTCCATCCTGTACGGCGTACCGGACGAGCCTGCGAGTTTCCTCACCCCCGACCAGGAACGACACCACAGTTGGTGGCGGACGGGGACCTACCGAACCATCGGTCAGCCCACAGGCATCCGATTCGTCCCCCTCGCCGAAATCCGCGACGAGCCGTACACCGTCTACTTCCCCCTGCAGCCCCAAAGAGCCACCGATCGGGAGATGCCTTGA
- a CDS encoding LPXTG cell wall anchor domain-containing protein: MPRTRTPRRRRMLRQFVVGTVAVLAASAGVGAQAPSAGAAPTVGISVDAGTSLGTVPSSGVGLNTGYGDDHMGTATVSSLMKAAGVRQLRYPGGSGADDYHWKTHTYGDGSGWIPANTDFDHFMATAKRVGAQPILTANYGSGTPQEAADWVKYANVDKGYGVKYWEIGNEVYGNGYYGDGKGWENDTHADKSPKEYAKNLVAYAKAMKAVDPKVKIGAVLTTPGGWPDKEKAPGDSADWNNTVLSIAGSSIDFVIVHWYPGGTTTDDLLKTPSRIAGVRSELRSLIAKYAGSRAASVEIAVTENGAVGSPAQTSQAAALFAPDTYMTWFEQGATHVDWWNLHNGTDQAPTTVNGQTDYQDGGILSAGTCVGGKCEPARDTPFPIYWGIRSLTALAKPGDTMVKASSGNASVAVHAVRNSTGGLNVMLINKSPQNAAPVSLSYAGFTPAAGAVTTVSYAQGDTALTTAKRGTAAAQTLPPYSITTLQLKAASGTAGADKPTPPTTPASTPVVSTTPAPTTPAPTPTATTSVVSASGTSSTRAQAEVGAPAGRPAASRTSGDLASTGAGNALTYSAIGGLLAMVAGGVLIYRGRRRRALHAK; this comes from the coding sequence ATGCCTCGGACTCGCACGCCCCGCCGTCGCCGGATGCTCCGGCAATTTGTCGTGGGGACGGTGGCGGTGCTCGCCGCCTCGGCCGGCGTCGGCGCCCAGGCGCCCAGCGCGGGCGCGGCGCCGACCGTCGGCATCAGTGTGGATGCCGGTACCTCCTTGGGCACGGTGCCCAGCAGTGGTGTCGGCCTCAACACGGGCTACGGCGACGACCACATGGGGACTGCCACGGTGTCATCGCTGATGAAGGCCGCGGGAGTTCGGCAGCTGCGCTATCCCGGCGGCTCCGGCGCGGACGACTACCACTGGAAGACCCACACCTACGGCGACGGCAGCGGCTGGATCCCCGCCAACACCGACTTCGACCACTTCATGGCCACCGCGAAGAGGGTCGGCGCCCAGCCGATCCTGACCGCGAACTACGGTTCCGGCACCCCCCAGGAGGCCGCCGACTGGGTCAAGTACGCCAACGTCGACAAAGGGTACGGCGTGAAGTACTGGGAGATCGGCAACGAGGTCTACGGCAACGGGTATTACGGCGACGGCAAGGGCTGGGAGAATGACACGCACGCCGACAAGAGCCCGAAGGAGTACGCGAAGAACCTGGTCGCCTACGCGAAGGCGATGAAGGCGGTGGACCCGAAGGTGAAGATCGGAGCGGTGCTCACCACCCCCGGCGGCTGGCCGGACAAGGAGAAGGCTCCGGGTGACAGCGCCGACTGGAACAACACGGTGCTCTCCATCGCGGGAAGCTCGATCGACTTCGTCATCGTCCACTGGTATCCGGGCGGCACCACCACGGACGACCTGCTGAAGACCCCCTCCCGGATCGCCGGTGTCAGGTCCGAGCTGCGCTCGCTGATCGCCAAGTACGCGGGCTCGCGCGCCGCTTCGGTGGAGATCGCGGTCACCGAGAACGGCGCCGTCGGCTCGCCCGCCCAGACCAGCCAGGCCGCGGCCCTGTTTGCTCCGGACACCTACATGACCTGGTTCGAGCAAGGTGCCACCCACGTGGACTGGTGGAACCTGCACAACGGCACGGACCAAGCACCCACCACCGTCAACGGCCAGACCGACTATCAGGACGGGGGCATTCTCTCCGCCGGCACCTGCGTCGGGGGGAAGTGCGAACCGGCGCGCGACACGCCCTTCCCCATCTACTGGGGCATCCGCTCGCTGACCGCACTGGCGAAGCCCGGCGACACCATGGTCAAGGCGTCCTCGGGCAACGCGTCGGTCGCTGTGCACGCGGTGCGGAACAGCACCGGCGGTCTGAACGTCATGCTGATCAACAAGAGCCCGCAGAACGCGGCGCCGGTGTCGCTCTCGTACGCCGGATTCACCCCGGCCGCAGGGGCGGTCACGACCGTTTCGTATGCCCAGGGAGACACCGCCCTGACGACGGCGAAGCGGGGCACGGCGGCCGCCCAGACGCTGCCGCCGTACTCGATCACGACTCTTCAGCTGAAGGCCGCGTCGGGAACCGCCGGCGCTGACAAGCCGACGCCTCCCACGACACCCGCCTCCACGCCGGTTGTCTCCACGACGCCGGCCCCCACGACACCCGCGCCCACACCGACCGCCACCACGTCGGTTGTCTCCGCCTCCGGCACGTCCAGCACCCGTGCGCAGGCGGAGGTCGGCGCACCCGCCGGCCGGCCGGCCGCGAGCAGAACGTCCGGCGACCTGGCTTCCACCGGGGCGGGCAACGCCCTCACGTACAGCGCCATCGGTGGCCTGCTGGCCATGGTTGCCGGCGGCGTGCTGATATATCGCGGACGTCGCCGCAGGGCTTTGCACGCGAAGTGA
- the larA gene encoding nickel-dependent lactate racemase has translation MTDVRLAYGDSGLRLAVDPDATTIVEPVHTAAAADQMKALRAALREPVAGLPLRERVRPGQSVAISACDGTRPQPRQLMIPAIIEELDGIVAPADIVVLVATGTHRGNTEAELRLMFGDEIADSVRIVNHDSQDSSQLVWRGMHGNGVPVWLNREWTEADLRITTGFVEPHFFAGFSGGPKLVAPGLAGLETVLVLHDASRIGDSRATWGVTKGNPVHDDVRAIAEATGVTFALDVVLNRDKDIVAAFGGDLLPMHAAAASFARQIAMRPVDRRFDVVVTTNSGFPLDQNLYQAVKGMSAAYQVVRPGGTIICAAECRDGFPDHGLYRQTLETAQSPQALLAEIASRSVTVPDQWQVQIQAKIQSANRVVMHTGFLSDADLAAVQLEQTHDISATVADALASAGPGATICVLPEGPQTIPYLAGEH, from the coding sequence ATGACCGACGTTCGACTGGCGTACGGCGACAGCGGGTTGCGACTGGCAGTAGACCCGGATGCGACGACGATTGTCGAACCCGTGCACACAGCCGCGGCTGCCGACCAGATGAAGGCTCTTCGCGCGGCGCTGCGGGAGCCGGTGGCCGGCCTGCCGCTGCGTGAGCGGGTTCGCCCCGGGCAGTCGGTAGCCATCTCCGCCTGTGACGGTACGCGGCCACAGCCGCGGCAGTTGATGATCCCTGCCATCATCGAGGAGCTGGATGGCATCGTGGCCCCGGCTGACATCGTGGTCCTGGTTGCTACCGGCACCCACCGTGGAAACACCGAGGCTGAACTCCGGCTCATGTTCGGTGATGAGATCGCGGACTCGGTGCGCATCGTGAACCACGACAGCCAGGATTCGTCACAGTTGGTCTGGCGCGGCATGCACGGCAACGGCGTACCGGTGTGGCTGAACCGGGAGTGGACCGAAGCGGACCTCAGGATCACCACCGGTTTCGTCGAGCCGCACTTCTTCGCGGGTTTCTCCGGGGGGCCGAAGTTGGTGGCGCCGGGCCTCGCCGGCCTGGAGACGGTCCTCGTCCTGCACGACGCGTCGAGGATCGGTGACTCGCGGGCGACCTGGGGTGTCACGAAGGGCAACCCGGTTCACGACGACGTCCGAGCCATCGCCGAGGCGACCGGAGTGACGTTCGCCCTGGACGTCGTACTGAATCGGGACAAGGACATCGTCGCGGCGTTCGGCGGTGATCTGCTGCCGATGCACGCGGCCGCGGCGTCCTTCGCGCGCCAGATCGCGATGCGGCCGGTCGACAGACGGTTCGACGTCGTCGTGACCACGAACTCCGGGTTCCCGCTCGACCAGAACCTGTACCAGGCAGTCAAGGGCATGTCGGCCGCCTATCAAGTCGTCCGGCCGGGTGGAACGATCATCTGTGCGGCCGAGTGCCGGGACGGCTTCCCGGACCATGGTCTGTACCGCCAGACGCTCGAGACGGCTCAGTCGCCGCAAGCGCTGCTGGCTGAGATCGCCTCCCGGTCGGTCACCGTTCCCGATCAATGGCAGGTACAGATCCAGGCCAAGATCCAGTCGGCGAACCGAGTCGTCATGCACACCGGGTTCCTGAGCGACGCGGACCTCGCCGCTGTCCAGCTCGAGCAGACGCACGACATCTCGGCAACCGTCGCCGACGCACTCGCGTCCGCCGGCCCGGGCGCGACGATCTGCGTCCTCCCGGAAGGGCCACAAACCATTCCGTACCTGGCAGGAGAGCACTAA
- a CDS encoding L-rhamnose mutarotase gives MTREPERRAFVVGVRPEKREEYLTLHSAVWPGVEQKLVECNIRNYSIFVFGDILFAYYEYVGEDHDADMQRIADDPISQEWWTHTDPCQLRIAEERTPGALWQPIDEVWHLG, from the coding sequence GTGACGCGCGAGCCGGAGCGCCGGGCGTTCGTCGTGGGTGTGCGTCCCGAGAAGCGCGAGGAATACCTGACGCTGCACAGCGCGGTCTGGCCGGGCGTCGAGCAGAAGCTTGTCGAGTGCAACATTCGCAACTACAGCATCTTCGTCTTCGGCGACATCTTGTTCGCGTACTACGAGTACGTCGGCGAGGATCACGACGCGGATATGCAACGGATCGCGGACGACCCGATCTCGCAGGAGTGGTGGACGCACACCGATCCGTGCCAGCTGAGGATCGCCGAGGAACGGACTCCCGGCGCACTGTGGCAACCCATCGACGAAGTGTGGCACCTCGGGTGA
- a CDS encoding FadR/GntR family transcriptional regulator, which produces MVKDSIGAAQLMPRRLPVGRLGVSVVAELVDLIVTGRLKEGDLLPPEGPLSEHFGVSRTVLRESVKRLEEKGLVTVSQGRGTQVRAPGYWNMLDPVVLSALIDNDESLGVLDELTIVRASLESAMAGAAAGSHTADELRRLENALTAMRESESETDSFRQADVIFHYAVMEISGNRLAENIAKQIYKRAVESSRYQGINPPDAVALTLKEHEAIVKAIARNDVAAAEKAMLAHIHVAWERRRPSDHAPRPRSRKRGQKRQ; this is translated from the coding sequence ATGGTGAAAGACTCGATCGGCGCCGCGCAGTTGATGCCGCGCCGGCTGCCCGTTGGCCGGCTCGGGGTCTCGGTCGTCGCCGAGCTCGTGGATCTGATCGTGACGGGCCGGTTGAAGGAGGGCGATCTACTGCCTCCGGAAGGGCCGCTGAGCGAGCACTTCGGCGTGAGCCGGACGGTGTTGCGCGAGTCGGTGAAGCGCCTCGAGGAGAAGGGCCTGGTGACCGTCTCGCAAGGTCGGGGTACGCAGGTTCGGGCGCCGGGGTACTGGAACATGCTGGACCCGGTGGTGCTGTCGGCCCTGATCGACAACGACGAAAGCCTCGGCGTCCTCGACGAGTTGACGATCGTGCGTGCGAGCCTGGAGTCGGCGATGGCGGGGGCAGCGGCCGGTTCGCACACCGCCGACGAGCTCAGGCGGCTGGAGAACGCGTTGACGGCCATGCGGGAGAGCGAGTCGGAGACGGACTCGTTCCGGCAGGCGGATGTGATCTTCCACTACGCGGTGATGGAGATCTCCGGCAACCGGTTGGCGGAGAACATCGCCAAGCAGATCTACAAACGAGCCGTGGAGTCCAGCCGGTACCAGGGCATCAACCCGCCCGACGCGGTGGCGCTCACCCTCAAGGAGCACGAGGCGATCGTCAAAGCCATCGCGCGCAACGACGTAGCCGCGGCCGAGAAGGCGATGCTTGCGCACATTCACGTGGCGTGGGAGCGCCGCCGGCCGTCAGACCATGCTCCCCGGCCGCGCAGCCGGAAACGGGGTCAGAAGAGGCAGTAG
- a CDS encoding MarR family winged helix-turn-helix transcriptional regulator encodes MVDVANEPWLDDDEQKAWRSYLLMRKTLETHLARHLQREFGLSESDFEILVNLSESETGRMRAYELGEATQWEKSRMSHHLTRMEKRGLIRKEACEARYPEIVLTDEGMAAIKACAPVHAGRVREFFIDVLGKERVVAMGAAAEDVIDAVEKHQHTDCPPEVRGFC; translated from the coding sequence ATGGTCGATGTGGCGAACGAACCGTGGCTCGACGACGACGAGCAGAAGGCCTGGCGCAGCTATCTGCTGATGCGCAAGACGCTGGAGACGCACCTGGCCCGGCACCTGCAGCGGGAGTTCGGCCTGTCCGAGTCCGACTTCGAGATCCTGGTCAACCTGTCCGAGTCCGAGACCGGCCGGATGCGGGCGTACGAGCTGGGTGAGGCGACCCAGTGGGAGAAGAGCCGGATGTCGCATCACCTGACCCGGATGGAGAAGCGCGGGCTGATCCGCAAGGAGGCCTGTGAGGCCAGGTACCCGGAGATCGTGCTGACCGACGAGGGGATGGCCGCGATCAAGGCCTGCGCGCCGGTGCATGCCGGCCGGGTCCGCGAGTTCTTCATCGACGTGCTCGGCAAGGAGCGGGTGGTCGCGATGGGCGCGGCCGCGGAAGACGTGATCGACGCGGTGGAGAAGCACCAGCACACGGACTGCCCGCCGGAGGTGCGGGGCTTCTGCTGA